The DNA segment AAATAAAACATTAACGATCCAACTTCCGGAACAGAATCGTCTTTTCGGCCCTTTACCTGCTGAACAGGCTGTTTTCCTGAGGACGGCTGATGATGCTCAGCCACTGTTGACAGAAAAAACAGGCAAAGTACTGGCGGGCAGTCGCATCAGCGGAATGGGCAAGGTAACAGCAACAGTCGTCCCTGCAACTTATCATTGGCTGCTAAATGGTCAGGCGAGAGATTATTCAGACTTTTGGTCGACCTTGCTTACTGCCACTGCAAGAAAGGCAGCATCCGCAGAACGATGGACTATCGATCCGGCTGTTCCAACAATCGGACAAAGGATCAATATCACCGTAGATCTTGATGCACAGCAAAAAGTACCGCTAATCAGCAGGAATGGCTTCCGGTTAAGCCCTTTACAAAACATAGAACTTCCATTCCAGTGGCAGGTCAGCAGTTGGGCAACCGAACCAGGATGGAACAAGGTTAGCCTCAATGGTAGAAATGAATTTTTCTATGTCTATGGGGAGCAGGATTGGCAGCAGCAGCGAAATATGACAAAACTGAAAGCCACATCGGCATTTGTGAAGGAGCAAGAAAACACCAGCAGCCGACTGGAAACAAATGTTTTGATCACAAAGCAAGTCTCCATGTGGTGGTTTTTCCTCCCTTTCCTAATGGCGATAACTTTTTTATGGTATGAAACTAAAATGTTATAAAAGTTCTTAGCCATTCCTTTTCAGAATAGGTAAATTGGGAATATTATTAACCTAACCAACCGAACCACTTGAAAAGAAAAGACTTTCTCTACTTATCCGGAATAGGGATGGGCGCCTTGATGCTTCCCGACCTGTCTGCTTTCGGAAATCCAATAGATCCCTTACAAGCACTGGAGGGAGTAGATGTAAAAATTAAAAAAGAACTGGCCGATGTGGCATTAAATGCGGCAAAATCTAAAGGTGCTACTTATGCTGATATCCGGATCGGACGCTACCTGAATCAATTTGTCGCCACCCGTGAGAAACGAGTTCAAGGGGTAGCCAATACCGAATCCTATGGCATCGGTGTCAGAGTACTTGCCAATGGATGCTGGGGTTTTGCCGCCACAAATAAAGTGACGAAAGAGGATGTCGCAAAAGCGGCTGAACAAGCAGTAGCAGTGGCGAAGGCAAATGCTAAAATACAGGGTGAACCTGTTCAGCTGGCACCACAGAAAGGTTTTGGGGAAGTAAGCTGGAAAACACCTATAGAAATCAATGCCTTCGAGGTTCCGGTAAAGGAAAAAGTGGACCTCTTGTTGAATGTAAACGACATTGCGATGCAAAATGGAGCAAGCTTCGTCAACTCGGTCATCTTCGCTGTCAATGAACAGAAATATTTTGCCTCTACAGATGGTTCTTATATAGATCAGGACATTCATCGCATCTATCCCTCATTTAATGTGACAAGGATAGACCGCGAATCCGGAAAATTCCAAACCAGATCAGCACTGAGCTCCCCAATGGGAATGGGTTATGAATATATGAATGCCCGTCCTCAGGACAAAGTGCAAGGGGTAGTGACCCGATATAAAGGTCGTTACGACATGTTGGAAGATGTTAAATCTGCAGCACTTAATGCAACTGAAAAGGTAAAAGCCAAATCCGTAGAACCAGGAAAATATGACCTGGTACTCGATCCTTCGCATTTATGGCTCACAATTCATGAGTCTGTAGGTCATCCGACAGAGCTGGACAGGGTATTGGGATATGAAGCGAATTATGCAGGAACAAGTTTCCTCACCCTCGATAAATGGAAGTCTAAGAAATTTAAATTCGGTAGCGATAGGGTAAATGTCATCGCGGATAAAACCCAGGTCGGTTCATTGGGTGCAGTAGGATATGATGATGAAGGTGTAAAATGTAAAAAGTGGGACATCATTAAAGATGGAGTTCTGGTAAATTATCAGGCCATCCGCGATCAGGCACACATCATTGGACTCGGGGAATCACAGGGATGCTGCTATGCCCAGGGCTGGGATGACGTGCAGTTTCAACGCATGCCGAATATCTCACTGGAAGCAGGAAAGGAAAAGCTAAGCGTAGATGACATGATTAAGAACGTTGAAAAAGGAATTTATATCATCGGAAATGGCAGTTTCTCTATTGATCAGCAACGCTATAATTTCCAGTTCGGCGGACAAACATTCTATGAGATTAAAAATGGAAAAATTGCAGGCATGCTGAATGATGTGGCCTACCAGTCGAACACTCAGGAGTTCTGGAATTCCTGCTCGGCAATATGTGATCAGAGTGATTACCGTCTGGGTGGTTCGTTCAATGATGGTAAAGGACAACCTTCGCAAAGCAGCGCTGTGTCTCATGGTAGTGCAACTACCCGTTTTAATGGAGTTAATGTTATTAATACAGCAAGAAAGATTTAATTATGGCGATTTTAAATAAAGAAGAAGCCCAGGCAATACTAAAAAAAGTACTTAGCTTTTCAAAAGCAGAGTTCTGTGAAATCAGTTTAAATGGATCTGATGGTGGAAATATCCGCTATGCGAGAAATGCAGTATCTACCGCCGGACAAATCAGCGTGATGGACCTGGCAGTAAGTGCCACCTTCGGCAAGAAAACAGGAACAGCAACGATCAATGAGTTTGATGATGCCTCCCTGCAGAAAGTCGTGAAAAGAGCAGAAGAACTGGCCATGCTGGCCCCGGAAAATCCGGAGTTTATGCCCCTGCTGGGTGCTCAGGATTTTGAAGAATCCCCAACCTATAATGAAAATACAGCGGCAATGACGCCGGATACCAGAGCAGAAATGGTAGGAAAAAGCTTACAGGTTTCTAAAGCAGCGAATCTCGAAGCGGCCGGATTTCTGGAGAACTCCACCCGGTTTGACGCAGTCATGAACTCCAAAGGTTTATTTGCCTATAATAAGAGAACAAATGTCTCTTTCTCAGTAACGGTAAGGAATCAGGCAGGAACAGGCTCAGGGTATATCGAACAGCAATTCAATGACCTGGATAAAATGGATACGCTGGCCTTAAGCAAAATTGCCGCATCAAAAGCTTTGGGTTCTGCCACGGCAAAAGCAATCGAACCAGGGAAATATACGGTGATATTGGAACCTCTGGCAGCGAGCGATATGCTGGGAAATATGTTCAGAAGTTTTGATGCCCGCAGCGCCGATGAAGGAAGAAGTTTTATGAGTAAAAAAGGTGGAGGAACCCGCCTTGGCGAACAGCTGTTCTCCGAAAATGTAAATATTTACTCGGATCCAATGAATCCGGATGTTCCCTCAGCAACATGGAGCGAGGATGGATTGAAAGTGAAAAGAACCCAATGGGTGGAAAAAGGAGTGGTGAAAAATCTGGCCTATTCCAGATATTGGGCAGGACAAAAAGGAGTAGCACCGGTTCCGTTTAACCGCAGTATCGTGATGGAAGGTGGAACGCAGACTTTGGAAGAACTGATAAAAAGTACGGAAAAAGGGATATTGGTGACCAGGTTTTGGTATATCCGATCTGTAGATCCGCAGACTTTATTACTGACAGGCCTGACCAGAGATGGTACTTTTTATATCGAGAATGGAGAGATTAAGTTCCCGGTGAAGAATTTTAGGTTCAATGAAAGTCCGGTGATTATGCTGAACAATGTAGAAGCATTGGGTAAGCCGGTCAGGACTGGAAGTGGCATGATTCCGCCAATGAAGATCAGAGACTTTACTTTTACTTCTTTGTCTGATGCGGTTTAGGTTTTAGACGAAGCAGGATTGCAGGAGCAGGACTAGAAGAGCAGGACTGCAGGAGTAGTATTGCAAGAGCAAAATTGATAGTGCAAGATTACAAGAGCAGGATTGAAAAAGAAGCATTACTAATCAAAGGCTGGAATGTTTGCCCTGAAGGGGGCAAATCTTCCTATGCCTTTTCTTAGAACGCATCTTTTTCCTGGGACCCCTCATAGTTTTCAAAAGACAGATACTCGGCAGGACATTATATTGTGCTATGTTATATCCATTATGGAGATCATCATTACGACTAATAGTTTTTAATTTATAGAAATTGAGAAGAAGAGACTTTTTATACATGACCGGGGTAGGCATTAGTGCCTCTATGGTCCATTTGCCACTTTTTGGAAAATCAATTAGTGTGGAGGAAGCATTAACGCCTGTTGAGGTTCAGCTGAAAAAGAGGATGGCTGATGTGGCCCTCAATGCGGCGCGATCGAAAGGGGCAACTTATGCAGATGTTCGCATTGGCAGGTATTTGAATCAGGTGATTGCCACCAGGGAAAGTCAGGTGCAGAACATCGCCAATTCGGAGTCTTATGGAATGGGAGTGAGGGTTATTGCCAACGGAAGCTGGGGTTTTGCGGCAACCAATAATCTGGACAATGACAGTATCGCTAAAGCAGCGGAAATGGCGGTAGCGATTGCTAAGGGAAATGCAAAGCTTTTGGTAGAGCCGGTACAACTTGCTCCACAGAAAGGTTTTGGTGAGGTGAGCTGGAAAACGCCACTGGAAATCAATGCTTTTTCGGTTCCGATTACGGATAAGGTGAATATGTTGCTGACTGCAAATAACGAAGCCATTAAGGGAGGAGCTAAGTATGTGAATTCGAACCTTTTTATGGTGAATGAACAGAAGTATTTCGCGTCGACGGATGGTTCGTATATTGATCAGGATATTCATCGGATCTGGCCAACATTTACGGTGACCAGGATTGATCCTGCCGGAGGGAAATTTGAAACCAGAAATGCCTTGAGTGCGCCGATGGGTATGGGATTCGAATACCTCACACCTAAAGAATCGGAGAAGATCAAAGGTGGTCCGGTGACGATGTATAAGAAACGCTATGATTTGCTGGAAGACATTAAAGAGGCAACGGTGCATGTGGCAGAAAAACTGAAAGCGAAGCCGGTGTTGCCAGGTAAGTATGATTTAGTACTGGATCCTACACATTTATTTCTGACGATTCATGAATCTGTAGGTCACCCCACAGAACTGGATAGGGTACTGGGATATGAAGCAAATTATGCGGGAACAAGCTTCCTGACGCTGGATAAATGGGAAAGTAAGAAGTTCAATTTCGGAAGTAAAGTGGTGAATGTCATCGCGGATAAAACGGAATCCGGATCATTGGGCGCAGTGGGATATGATGATGAAGGGGTGAAATGTGGCAACTGGGACATCATCAAGGATGGAATTCTGGTGAATTATCAAACAATCAGAGATCAGGCACATATTCTTGGACTTAAGGCTTCTCAGGCTTGCTGTTATGCAGATAGCTGGGAAAGCATTCAGTTTCAAAGAATGCCAAATGTTTCCCTTGCGCCTGGAAAAAGTACTTTAAGTGCGGCTGATCTGGTGAAAAATGTCGAAAAGGGAATCTATATGTTCGGCCGCAACTCTTACTCTATTGATCAGCAGCGCTATAACTTTCAATTCAGCGCGCAGCTGGCGTATGAGATTAAAGAGGGTAAAATAGTCGGCATGCTCAAAGATGCATCCTACCAGGCCAATACCCAGGAATTTTGGAATTCTTGTACTCAGCTTTGCGATAAAAACGATTATCGCTTAGGTGGGACATTTGCAGACGGAAAAGGACAGCCTGGTCAGGTGAGTGCCGTTTCCCACGGAAGTCCGACCACCAGATTTAATGGCGTAAACGTGATCAATACAGGAAGAAAACTAGGCTAAAAACAGAGGAGAGTTATGGTGCTTAACTTGTAACTTTTTCAGGTAGTTAGCGTCTTATTGTTATTATTAATTAACCTTAAACCCACCTTAACTTGAAACGAAGAAATTTTATTTATTTAACAGGTGTTGGGGCAGCCGCAGCAATGCTCCCTGCCATTCCTGTTTGGGGGAACGAAATCTCCCCGGAAAGGGCCCTCGAATACATTGACCCTGCCGCCAAAAAGATCCTGAGCGATGTGGCGATGAATGCCGCACGTTCAAAAGGAGCAACGTATACGGATGTCCGGGTAGGGCGCTACCTGAACCAGTTTGTGGTGACCAGAGAAGACAAAGTGCAGAATATTGTGAATACCGAATCTTATGGAGTTGGTATCCGCGTCATTGCCAACGGATGCTGGGGCTTTGCTGCCACAGATAAAATGGATAAGGACAGCATCGCGAAAGCGGCAGAACTGGCGGTATCTATTGCCAAAGAAAACGGCAGACTGCAGTCTGAACCCGTAAAACTAGCACCGCAAAAAGGTTATGGGGAGGTCAGCTGGAAAGCGCCAATAGAGAAAAATGCATTCGAAGTACCCATTAAAGAGAAAGTAGACCTGCTGCTGTCGGTGAATGATGCAGCCATGAAAGGTGGAGCAGATTACATCAACTCGGTCATCTTTACCGTCAACGAACAAAAATATTTCGCCTCTACAGATGGCTCTTATATCGACCAGGATATTCACCGCATCTGGCCAACCTTCTTCATCACCAAAATCAATAAAGAAACAGGGAAGTTTGAAACCAGAAACTCCTTAAGTTCACCCACAGGTAAAGGCTATGAATACCTGGATGCCAGACCAGAAGATAAAATAAAAACAGCTTCAGGCACGCTTTACAAAGGAAGATATGACATGCTTGAAGATGCCAAACAAGCCGCGGCTCAGGTGGCTGAAAAATTAAAAGCCAAATCTGTTGAACCAGGGAAGTATGACCTCGTACTGGATCCTTCGCACCTTTGGCTAACGATTCATGAATCCTGCGGACACCCTACAGAGCTGGATCGCGTATTGGGTTATGAAGCCAATTTTGCAGGCACCAGTTTCCTTACACTGGACAAATGGGAGTCTAAAAAATTCCAGTATGGAAGTAAAGAAGTAAACATTACGGCGGACAAAACAGAAGTAGGTTCCCTGGGTGCCGTAGGTTATGATGATGAAGGTGTAAAATGTGGTCAATGGGATGTGATCAAAGACGGAGTACTGGTGAATTATCAGGCGATCCGCGATCAGGCACACATTGTTGGCCTGGACCATTCTCAGGGATGCTGTTACGCAGACAACTGGAGCAGTGTTCAGTTCCAGCGTATGGCAAACATCTCCCTGCAGCCAGGCAAAAAGCCATTGAGCATTGCAGATCAGATAAAGAACGTAGAAAAAGGAATTTATATCGTAGGAGATGGTAGTTTCTCCATTGATCAGCAACGCTACAATTTCCAGTTCGGCGGACAGCTTTATTACGAGATTAAAGCCGGTAAGATTGTCGGAATGCTTAAAGATGTCGCCTATCAGGCCAATACCCAGGAGTTCTGGAATTCCTGTGTGGCAGTTTGCGATAAAAGTGATTACCGTTTAGGCGGGTCATTCTTTGATGGCAAGGGACAACCAAGCCAGTCGAGTGCAGTCTCTCATGGATCTGCTACCGCGCGCTTCAATGGAGTTAATGTGATCAATACAGCTAGAAAAATCGGATAGGAATCATGGCAATACTAACTAAAGAACAAGCAAAAGCACTTTTAACGAAAGTCCTTAGCTACTCAAAAGCAGAACAATGTGAAGTAAACCTCAGCGGATCTGATGGTGGTAACATCAGGTATGCCAGAAGTTCAGTGTCTACCAGCGGTGGAATCAGTACAAACAGCCTGGTAGTGAATTCCGCCTTTGGAAAGAAATCCGGTGTAGCCACGATCAACGAGTTTGACGATGCTTCCCTCGAAAAAGTAGTGAGAAGAGCGGAAGAACTCGCCCAACTGGCGCCCGAAAACCCAGAATTCATGCCTTTCCTCGGTCCACAGGAATACGGACCGGAATCGCCTACATTTTCTGAGGCTACTGCCGCCATGGGCCCCAAAGAAAGAGCGGATGCGGTGCAGGCCAGCCTGAATCAGGCTAAAGAAAACAAACTGAATGCGGCA comes from the Pedobacter sp. FW305-3-2-15-E-R2A2 genome and includes:
- a CDS encoding TldD/PmbA family protein produces the protein MAILNKEEAQAILKKVLSFSKAEFCEISLNGSDGGNIRYARNAVSTAGQISVMDLAVSATFGKKTGTATINEFDDASLQKVVKRAEELAMLAPENPEFMPLLGAQDFEESPTYNENTAAMTPDTRAEMVGKSLQVSKAANLEAAGFLENSTRFDAVMNSKGLFAYNKRTNVSFSVTVRNQAGTGSGYIEQQFNDLDKMDTLALSKIAASKALGSATAKAIEPGKYTVILEPLAASDMLGNMFRSFDARSADEGRSFMSKKGGGTRLGEQLFSENVNIYSDPMNPDVPSATWSEDGLKVKRTQWVEKGVVKNLAYSRYWAGQKGVAPVPFNRSIVMEGGTQTLEELIKSTEKGILVTRFWYIRSVDPQTLLLTGLTRDGTFYIENGEIKFPVKNFRFNESPVIMLNNVEALGKPVRTGSGMIPPMKIRDFTFTSLSDAV
- a CDS encoding TldD/PmbA family protein, producing MKRRNFIYLTGVGAAAAMLPAIPVWGNEISPERALEYIDPAAKKILSDVAMNAARSKGATYTDVRVGRYLNQFVVTREDKVQNIVNTESYGVGIRVIANGCWGFAATDKMDKDSIAKAAELAVSIAKENGRLQSEPVKLAPQKGYGEVSWKAPIEKNAFEVPIKEKVDLLLSVNDAAMKGGADYINSVIFTVNEQKYFASTDGSYIDQDIHRIWPTFFITKINKETGKFETRNSLSSPTGKGYEYLDARPEDKIKTASGTLYKGRYDMLEDAKQAAAQVAEKLKAKSVEPGKYDLVLDPSHLWLTIHESCGHPTELDRVLGYEANFAGTSFLTLDKWESKKFQYGSKEVNITADKTEVGSLGAVGYDDEGVKCGQWDVIKDGVLVNYQAIRDQAHIVGLDHSQGCCYADNWSSVQFQRMANISLQPGKKPLSIADQIKNVEKGIYIVGDGSFSIDQQRYNFQFGGQLYYEIKAGKIVGMLKDVAYQANTQEFWNSCVAVCDKSDYRLGGSFFDGKGQPSQSSAVSHGSATARFNGVNVINTARKIG
- a CDS encoding TldD/PmbA family protein, with amino-acid sequence MKRKDFLYLSGIGMGALMLPDLSAFGNPIDPLQALEGVDVKIKKELADVALNAAKSKGATYADIRIGRYLNQFVATREKRVQGVANTESYGIGVRVLANGCWGFAATNKVTKEDVAKAAEQAVAVAKANAKIQGEPVQLAPQKGFGEVSWKTPIEINAFEVPVKEKVDLLLNVNDIAMQNGASFVNSVIFAVNEQKYFASTDGSYIDQDIHRIYPSFNVTRIDRESGKFQTRSALSSPMGMGYEYMNARPQDKVQGVVTRYKGRYDMLEDVKSAALNATEKVKAKSVEPGKYDLVLDPSHLWLTIHESVGHPTELDRVLGYEANYAGTSFLTLDKWKSKKFKFGSDRVNVIADKTQVGSLGAVGYDDEGVKCKKWDIIKDGVLVNYQAIRDQAHIIGLGESQGCCYAQGWDDVQFQRMPNISLEAGKEKLSVDDMIKNVEKGIYIIGNGSFSIDQQRYNFQFGGQTFYEIKNGKIAGMLNDVAYQSNTQEFWNSCSAICDQSDYRLGGSFNDGKGQPSQSSAVSHGSATTRFNGVNVINTARKI
- a CDS encoding TldD/PmbA family protein, which produces MRRRDFLYMTGVGISASMVHLPLFGKSISVEEALTPVEVQLKKRMADVALNAARSKGATYADVRIGRYLNQVIATRESQVQNIANSESYGMGVRVIANGSWGFAATNNLDNDSIAKAAEMAVAIAKGNAKLLVEPVQLAPQKGFGEVSWKTPLEINAFSVPITDKVNMLLTANNEAIKGGAKYVNSNLFMVNEQKYFASTDGSYIDQDIHRIWPTFTVTRIDPAGGKFETRNALSAPMGMGFEYLTPKESEKIKGGPVTMYKKRYDLLEDIKEATVHVAEKLKAKPVLPGKYDLVLDPTHLFLTIHESVGHPTELDRVLGYEANYAGTSFLTLDKWESKKFNFGSKVVNVIADKTESGSLGAVGYDDEGVKCGNWDIIKDGILVNYQTIRDQAHILGLKASQACCYADSWESIQFQRMPNVSLAPGKSTLSAADLVKNVEKGIYMFGRNSYSIDQQRYNFQFSAQLAYEIKEGKIVGMLKDASYQANTQEFWNSCTQLCDKNDYRLGGTFADGKGQPGQVSAVSHGSPTTRFNGVNVINTGRKLG